The Sus scrofa isolate TJ Tabasco breed Duroc chromosome X, Sscrofa11.1, whole genome shotgun sequence genome has a segment encoding these proteins:
- the UBQLN2 gene encoding ubiquilin-2 codes for MAENGESSGPPRPSRGSAAAQGPASAPAEPKIIKVTVKTPKEKEEFAVPENSSVQQFKEAISKRFKSQTDQLVLIFAGKILKDQDTLIQHGIHDGLTVHLVIKSQNRPQGQSTQPNSAAGTNTTTASTPRSNSTPISTNSNPFGLGSLGGLAGLSSLGLSSTNFSELQNQMQQQLLSSPEMMIQIMENPFVQSMLSNPDLMRQLIMANPQMQQLIQRNPEISHLLNNPDIMRQTLEIARNPAMMQEMMRNQDLALSNLESIPGGYNALRRMYTDIQEPMLNAAQEQFGGNPFASVGNSSSSGEGTQPSRTENRDPLPNPWAPPPATQSSATTSTTTSSGSGSGSSSSSATGNTVAAANYVASIFSTPGMQSLLQQITENPQLIQNMLSAPYMRSMMQSLSQNPDLAAQMMLNSPVFTANPQLQEQMRPQLPAFLQQMQNPDTLSAMSNPRAMQALMQIQQGLQTLATEAPGLIPSFTPGVGVGVLGTAIGPVGPVTPIGPIGPIVPFTPIGPIGPIGPTGPAGPPGSTGSGTPPGPTVSSSAPSDTTSPTSESGPNQQFIQQMVQALAGANPPQLPNPEVRFQQQLEQLNAMGFLNREANLQALIATGGDINAAIERLLGSQPS; via the coding sequence ATGGCTGAGAACGGCGAGAGCAGCGGCCCCCCGCGCCCCTCCCGCGGCTCTGCTGCGGCGCAAGGCCCGGCCTCTGCCCCGGCGGAGCCTAAAATCATCAAAGTCACTGTGAAGACccccaaagagaaagaggagttcgcAGTGCCCGAGAACAGCTCAGTCCAACAGTTTAAAGAAGCGATTTCGAAACGCTTCAAATCCCAAACCGATCAGCTAGTGCTGATTTTTGCcggaaaaatcttaaaagatcaAGATACCTTGATCCAGCATGGCATCCATGATGGACTGACTGTTCACCTTGTCATCAAAAGCCAGAACCGACCTCAGGGTCAGTCCACACAGCCCAATAGTGCCGCGGGAACTAATACTACCACCGCGTCGACTCCCAGGAGTAACTCCACACCTATTTCCACAAATAGCAACCCGTTTGGTTTGGGGAGCCTGGGAGGACTTGCAGGCCTTAGCAGCTTGGGCTTAAGCTCGACCAACTTCTCTGAGCTCCAGAACCAgatgcagcagcagctcctgtcCAGCCCTGAGATGATGATCCAAATCATGGAAAATCCCTTTGTTCAGAGCATGCTTTCAAATCCTGATCTGATGAGGCAGCTCATTATGGCCAATCCACAGATGCAACAATTAATTCAAAGAAACCCAGAAATAAGTCACCTGCTTAACAACCCAGATATAATGAGGCAGACCCTCGAAATCGCCAGGAATCCAGCTATGATGCAAGAGATGATGAGAAATCAAGACCTGGCTCTCAGCAATCTCGAAAGCATCCCAGGTGGCTACAATGCTTTACGGCGCATGTATACTGACATTCAAGAACCCATGCTGAATGCCGCACAGGAGCAGTTTGGGGGTAATCCGTTTGCCTCGGTGGGGAACAGTTCCTCTTCTGGGGAAGGTACGCAGCCTTCTCGCACAGAAAATCGAGATCCACTACCCAATCCATGGGCACCGCCACCGGCTACCCAGAGTTCTGCGACCACTAGCACAACAACTAGCAGTGGCAGTGGATCTGGCAGTAGCTCCAGCAGTGCTACGGGGAACACAGTTGCTGCAGCCAATTATGTCGCTAGCATCTTTAGCACCCCAGGAATGCAGAGCTTGCTGCAACAGATAACCGAAAACCCCCAGCTGATCCAGAATATGCTGTCTGCGCCCTATATGAGAAGCATGATGCAGTCGCTTAGCCAGAATCCAGATTTGGCTGCACAGATGATGCTGAATAGCCCTGTGTTTACTGCAAATCCTCAGCTGCAGGAGCAGATGCGTCCACAGCTCCCTGCTTTCCTGCAGCAGATGCAGAATCCAGACACACTGTCAGCCATGTCAAACCCAAGAGCAATGCAGGCTTTAATGCAGATCCAGCAGGGGCTACAGACATTAGCTACTGAAGCTCCTGGCCTAATTCCAAGCTTCACtccaggggtgggggtaggggtgctGGGAACAGCTATAGGCCCTGTAGGCCCAGTCACACCCATAGGCCCCATTGGCCCCATAGTCCCATTTACCCCCATAGGCCCCATTGGGCCCATAGGACCCACTGGCCCTGCAGGTCCCCCTGGTTCCACTGGCTCTGGAACCCCCCCTGGGCCCACCGTGTCTAGCTCTGCACCCAGTGACACGACGAGCCCAACATCGGAATCTGGACCCAACCAGCAGTTCATTCAGCAAATGGTGCAGGCTCTCGCTGGAGCAAATCCTCCGCAGCTGCCGAATCCAGAAGTCAGATTTCAGCAACAACTGGAACAGCTCAACGCAATGGGGTTCTTAAACCGGGAAGCAAACTTGCAGGCTCTAATAGCAACAGGAGGCGACATCAACGCAGCCATTGAAAGGCTGCTGGGCTCCCAGCCATCGTAA